Proteins from one Pontibacter korlensis genomic window:
- a CDS encoding Gfo/Idh/MocA family protein encodes MQKVRWGIIGCGDVTEVKSGPAFSKIDHSELVAVMRRDGAKAQDYARRHGVPKWYDDAEALIHDPEVDVVYIATPPDSHAAYTLQVAAAGKPVYVEKPMALNYAQCQEMITACGKANVPLYVAYYRRSQPAFLKVKELVESGAIGEVRLVNIRLYQALQPHLYENGLPWRVRPEISGGGLFHDLAPHQLDILDYILGPISSASGQGANQAGLYEAEDLVTGQFTFERGVMGSGIWCFSVAKQQHTDTIEIVGSAGRITFATFAKDVPVRLETAAGVQEFLLSPPMHVQQPFIQTIVDELRGVGECPGTGISAARTAWVMDQLVNRQ; translated from the coding sequence ATGCAAAAAGTACGTTGGGGGATAATTGGCTGCGGAGACGTAACCGAAGTGAAAAGTGGTCCTGCGTTCAGTAAAATCGACCATTCAGAGTTAGTGGCTGTAATGCGTCGTGATGGAGCCAAGGCACAAGACTATGCCCGGAGACATGGAGTGCCAAAATGGTATGACGATGCAGAGGCACTTATTCATGACCCTGAAGTGGATGTTGTCTATATCGCTACTCCTCCAGACTCTCATGCTGCTTATACTTTACAGGTAGCTGCTGCAGGTAAGCCGGTGTACGTGGAGAAGCCGATGGCGCTAAATTATGCGCAGTGCCAGGAGATGATAACAGCATGTGGGAAGGCTAACGTGCCACTGTATGTTGCCTACTACCGCAGGAGCCAACCAGCATTCCTGAAAGTTAAAGAGTTGGTAGAGAGCGGCGCTATAGGTGAGGTTCGTTTGGTGAACATTAGGCTATACCAGGCGCTGCAGCCACACTTGTACGAAAATGGATTGCCTTGGCGTGTCAGGCCTGAAATCTCTGGTGGTGGCCTGTTTCATGATCTGGCTCCACACCAACTCGATATCCTGGATTACATATTAGGGCCTATATCGTCTGCCTCGGGGCAGGGAGCTAATCAGGCAGGCCTGTATGAGGCGGAGGACCTTGTAACAGGGCAGTTTACCTTTGAAAGAGGAGTGATGGGTAGTGGAATCTGGTGCTTTAGCGTTGCCAAGCAGCAGCATACGGATACCATAGAAATTGTTGGAAGTGCCGGGCGCATAACCTTCGCGACCTTTGCCAAAGATGTGCCTGTACGGCTAGAGACTGCAGCGGGAGTACAGGAGTTTTTACTATCGCCACCGATGCATGTGCAGCAGCCTTTTATTCAAACTATAGTCGATGAGTTAAGAGGAGTAGGCGAATGCCCGGGCACAGGGATTTCTGCTGCTCGTACAGCCTGGGTGATGGATCAGCTTGTGAACAGGCAATAG
- a CDS encoding hydrogen peroxide-inducible genes activator, protein MTLVQLEYLVAVDTYRHFATAAEHCFVTQPTLSMQLQKLEEELGVQVFDRSRVPVRPTELGKEIIAQARVVLAESKKIQELIQNQKQELSGELRIGVIPTLAPYLMPLFITSFLEKHPQVRVVVQELLTDEIVEKLNHELLDVGLLVTPLANKSIKEVPLFYEAFVAYINPKHALAQQPFIAANQLDLDDLWVLNEGHCFRSQVLNICNRGGSSDSGGHLDYRSGSLETLKRIVETQHGLTLLPELSVLEIPEEKQKLVHPFEEPQPLREVSLVVHRSFLKKKLIEALKEEIVACIPAAIRERKREKVVEVKTF, encoded by the coding sequence ATGACTCTTGTACAGTTAGAATACTTGGTAGCAGTTGACACTTATCGTCATTTTGCTACCGCAGCAGAACATTGCTTTGTAACGCAGCCAACTCTAAGTATGCAGCTGCAAAAGCTGGAAGAAGAACTGGGAGTACAGGTTTTTGATCGAAGCCGCGTACCAGTGCGGCCAACTGAGCTAGGAAAGGAAATCATTGCACAGGCACGAGTAGTGCTGGCCGAAAGCAAGAAGATTCAGGAGTTGATTCAAAACCAGAAGCAGGAGTTGAGCGGAGAGCTTCGCATTGGTGTTATACCTACTTTGGCTCCTTACCTGATGCCACTGTTCATCACGAGCTTTCTGGAGAAGCACCCACAAGTACGGGTGGTGGTGCAGGAGCTGTTAACCGACGAGATTGTAGAGAAGTTAAACCACGAATTACTGGACGTTGGTCTGCTGGTGACACCCTTGGCAAATAAAAGCATAAAGGAGGTTCCGCTCTTCTATGAGGCTTTCGTTGCATACATCAATCCGAAGCATGCCCTGGCGCAGCAGCCTTTTATTGCAGCAAATCAGCTGGACCTGGATGACTTGTGGGTATTAAATGAAGGGCATTGCTTTAGAAGCCAGGTGCTGAATATCTGTAACCGCGGTGGTAGCTCCGACAGTGGTGGACACCTTGATTACAGAAGCGGCTCCCTGGAAACCCTGAAGCGCATTGTGGAAACGCAGCATGGCCTGACTCTGCTACCAGAGCTATCGGTGTTAGAGATACCAGAGGAAAAGCAGAAACTGGTGCATCCTTTTGAAGAACCTCAGCCCCTACGTGAAGTGAGCCTGGTGGTACACCGAAGCTTCCTAAAGAAAAAGCTTATCGAGGCACTGAAAGAAGAGATTGTAGCCTGCATACCGGCAGCCATCCGAGAAAGGAAAAGAGAGAAGGTAGTAGAGGTGAAGACCTTCTGA
- a CDS encoding Dps family protein, giving the protein MEKLSNIGLQKEDSRKVADKLNELLANYHLYYQNLRGFHWNIKGVYFFQLHDKYEELYDVALTRIDAIAERILTIGQQPLHTFSDYLRVSSIKEAANLSDGKETVAATHQNLSTLLDLEREILKLAAETGDEGTVSLISEDIHENEKTLWMLNAFLS; this is encoded by the coding sequence ATGGAAAAACTATCAAATATAGGTTTACAGAAAGAAGACAGTAGAAAAGTGGCAGATAAACTCAACGAACTGCTGGCAAATTATCACCTGTATTATCAAAACTTACGTGGGTTTCACTGGAATATTAAAGGTGTATACTTCTTCCAGCTCCACGACAAATATGAAGAGCTGTATGATGTAGCGCTTACACGCATAGACGCGATTGCGGAACGCATCCTTACTATTGGGCAACAGCCACTGCATACGTTTTCAGACTACCTGCGCGTGTCAAGTATAAAAGAGGCCGCTAACCTGAGCGATGGGAAAGAAACAGTAGCAGCAACGCATCAGAACCTAAGCACGCTGCTAGACCTGGAGCGCGAGATATTAAAACTTGCAGCCGAAACAGGCGACGAGGGCACAGTAAGCCTCATCAGTGAGGACATCCATGAAAATGAGAAGACTCTTTGGATGCTGAATGCTTTCTTGAGTTAA
- the rny gene encoding ribonuclease Y, translated as MPDILYIVLTALVALGVGVYIGRSLLQKLYKQQEEEARQKAKSIIREAEINAEAIKKDRILEAKEKYLKMKAEFEEEMSKKKNIIIQNENKVKQREQHVSKQMEQAKRLEADLHKEKEQLHAELEKEKNHLHAQHEQLKKRKEEVEQQHEEVVSQLEKIAGLTASEAREQLVEALKNEAQSHASSHIKDIVAQAKLTATKEAKKIVIETIQRTAAEHAIENCVSVFNIESDDIKGKIIGREGRNIRALEAATGVEIIVDDTPEAIIISGFDPVRREIARLSLHRLVADGRIHPARIEEVVTKTRKNIEEEIVEIGERTAIDLGIHGLHPELIKMVGRMRFRSSYGQNLLQHSREVANLCATMAAELGLNVKHAKRAGLLHDIGKVTPDEPELPHAIIGMELAKKYKEHPDVCNAIGAHHDEIEMTAMVSPLVQACDAISGSRPGARREIMESYIKRLKELEEAAVSFEGVNQCYAIQAGRELRVMVDADNVTDEKAAQLSFDISQKIEKEMQYPGQIKITVIREMRAISYAK; from the coding sequence ATGCCCGATATCCTTTACATTGTATTAACAGCTCTTGTGGCGCTCGGAGTGGGCGTATACATAGGGCGCTCCCTGCTGCAGAAACTTTATAAGCAGCAGGAAGAAGAGGCTCGCCAGAAGGCCAAGAGCATCATTCGTGAGGCAGAAATCAATGCCGAAGCCATAAAGAAAGACCGCATTCTGGAGGCAAAGGAAAAATACCTTAAAATGAAAGCCGAGTTCGAGGAGGAGATGAGCAAAAAGAAGAACATCATCATCCAGAACGAGAACAAAGTAAAGCAGCGTGAGCAGCATGTGTCTAAGCAGATGGAACAGGCTAAGCGCCTGGAGGCTGACCTGCACAAAGAGAAAGAGCAGCTGCACGCAGAACTGGAGAAGGAGAAAAATCACCTGCATGCACAGCATGAGCAGCTGAAAAAGCGCAAGGAGGAGGTAGAGCAGCAGCACGAGGAGGTAGTGAGCCAACTTGAGAAGATTGCTGGCCTTACTGCTTCTGAAGCCCGTGAGCAACTGGTAGAGGCCCTGAAAAATGAGGCACAGTCACACGCTTCTTCGCACATCAAAGATATAGTGGCACAGGCTAAGCTTACTGCTACTAAAGAAGCCAAGAAAATCGTTATCGAAACCATTCAGCGTACTGCCGCTGAGCATGCCATTGAGAACTGCGTATCGGTATTCAACATCGAGAGCGACGATATCAAAGGTAAGATCATTGGCCGTGAAGGACGTAATATCCGTGCACTGGAGGCAGCAACAGGAGTTGAGATTATCGTAGACGACACCCCTGAAGCAATCATCATTTCTGGATTCGATCCGGTTCGTCGTGAAATTGCACGTCTGTCGCTGCACCGCCTAGTGGCCGACGGTCGTATCCACCCTGCCCGTATTGAGGAGGTGGTTACTAAAACCCGCAAGAACATTGAAGAGGAGATTGTGGAGATCGGTGAGCGTACTGCCATCGACCTTGGAATCCACGGTTTGCACCCAGAGCTGATCAAGATGGTAGGCCGTATGCGCTTCCGTTCGTCTTATGGTCAGAACTTACTGCAGCACTCACGTGAAGTGGCAAACCTTTGCGCTACCATGGCTGCCGAGCTTGGCCTTAATGTGAAGCATGCGAAACGTGCCGGTCTGTTGCACGATATTGGTAAAGTAACGCCAGATGAGCCAGAGCTACCACACGCTATTATCGGTATGGAACTGGCCAAGAAGTATAAAGAGCATCCAGACGTTTGTAACGCCATAGGTGCGCACCACGATGAGATTGAAATGACCGCGATGGTCTCTCCACTAGTGCAAGCCTGTGACGCCATCTCTGGTTCAAGACCAGGTGCTCGTCGTGAGATCATGGAGTCGTACATCAAGCGTCTGAAAGAACTGGAGGAAGCTGCCGTTTCTTTTGAAGGTGTAAATCAGTGCTACGCTATTCAAGCTGGCCGCGAGCTACGCGTAATGGTAGATGCCGACAATGTAACTGATGAAAAGGCTGCACAGCTGTCTTTCGACATCTCTCAGAAGATCGAGAAAGAGATGCAGTATCCTGGCCAGATCAAGATCACGGTTATCCGCGAGATGCGCGCCATCAGCTACGCTAAGTAA
- a CDS encoding cell division protein ZapA, with amino-acid sequence MSELSIKIRIAEREYPMRVKEEEEERIRAVGKILNERLRFYKDQFGIQDKQDLLAMVAFETMAEKMKLEDEHSSHVSQVDQQLNLLDDLLSSVNK; translated from the coding sequence ATGAGTGAATTATCGATAAAGATTCGCATCGCGGAACGCGAGTATCCGATGCGGGTGAAGGAAGAGGAAGAGGAAAGAATAAGAGCAGTCGGAAAGATTCTCAACGAGCGCCTGCGCTTTTACAAGGATCAATTTGGCATACAGGATAAGCAGGATCTGTTGGCAATGGTAGCATTTGAGACCATGGCAGAGAAGATGAAGCTGGAGGATGAGCATTCCTCGCATGTATCCCAGGTAGACCAGCAACTCAACCTTCTGGATGATCTCTTATCATCAGTGAATAAGTAA
- the pheT gene encoding phenylalanine--tRNA ligase subunit beta: MLISFDWLKQLIHTDKTAEEIGALLTGAGLEVEGIHTFDVVQGGLEGIVIGEVLTCESHPDADRLRITTVDIGNGEPSQIVCGAPNVAAGQKVVVATVNSTLYPAEGEPFKIKKSKIRGAVSEGMICAEDEIGIGQSHAGIMVLDTELPNGTPAAEFFGLGSDKVFEIGLTPNRADAASHYGVARDLQALLDTKVELPAIAAFKVDNTSRPIAVEVEDTDACPRYAGLTVTGLKVGPSPEWLQKRLRAIGLSPINNVVDVTNYVLHELGQPLHAFDADKIAGDKIVVKTVEAGTTFKTLDGVERKLNATDLMICNADEPMAIGGVFGGEESGVTDETTSIFIESAYFSPDSIRRTGMAHGLKTDASFRFERGTDPDIVITALKRAALLMQEVAGGVVSSEIVDVYPKPIENRQIELSVERAHTLIGQHIGAERIKTILTDLGIEVTGETETHLSLSVPPFKVDVTREADVVEEILRIYGFNNIEMSENLATTYLAKFPNPYAEDVTETITSYIAANGFHEIITNSITNSNYYQYAGEAEAANLVKVVNYNSEDLDVMRKSMVFSGLEVLRRNINRRQRDLKLFELGKVYEQQEGDYQESRRLSLYMTGNVTAESWKQPNVKTAFHDLAGVVQNVLRKLNAGDFEVQKLAENPYMRQGIAYVKNGTVVAELGVLDAGVTRFMEVKEQVWYAELNWDYLLKKYKDKLVAEELPKFPEVRRDLSLVLDKHVTFDEVKKVAFKVERKLLQDVNVFDVYEGDKIEAGKKAYALSFTLQDKQQTLTDKVIDSTMNRLMQQFEKQLGAFIRK; the protein is encoded by the coding sequence ATGCTGATTTCATTCGACTGGCTGAAACAACTCATACATACAGATAAAACTGCTGAAGAAATAGGTGCACTGCTTACTGGTGCCGGATTAGAAGTAGAGGGTATTCATACTTTTGATGTGGTACAAGGAGGCTTGGAAGGCATTGTGATTGGCGAGGTACTTACCTGCGAGTCACACCCTGACGCTGATCGCCTGCGCATTACGACTGTGGATATTGGTAACGGAGAACCGAGCCAAATTGTGTGCGGTGCGCCAAATGTGGCAGCTGGCCAGAAAGTAGTGGTAGCTACTGTAAATAGCACGCTATACCCAGCTGAAGGAGAGCCATTCAAGATCAAGAAGTCTAAAATACGCGGTGCTGTTTCAGAAGGTATGATCTGTGCCGAGGATGAAATCGGTATTGGTCAGTCGCATGCGGGCATTATGGTGCTGGACACTGAGCTGCCAAATGGGACGCCTGCAGCCGAGTTCTTCGGCTTGGGCTCCGATAAGGTATTCGAGATAGGTCTGACACCAAACCGTGCCGATGCTGCTTCGCATTACGGTGTAGCCCGCGATCTGCAGGCGCTGTTGGATACAAAAGTAGAGTTGCCTGCCATAGCGGCTTTCAAAGTAGATAACACTTCCCGCCCTATTGCAGTGGAGGTAGAAGATACAGACGCTTGCCCTCGCTATGCTGGCCTTACCGTTACAGGCCTGAAAGTAGGCCCATCGCCGGAATGGTTACAGAAGCGTCTGCGCGCTATTGGCCTCTCGCCGATAAATAACGTGGTGGATGTTACCAACTACGTGCTGCACGAGTTAGGTCAGCCACTGCATGCTTTCGATGCAGATAAAATTGCAGGCGATAAGATTGTGGTGAAAACTGTTGAAGCAGGTACTACTTTCAAGACTCTGGATGGTGTGGAGCGCAAATTAAATGCCACAGACCTGATGATCTGTAATGCTGATGAGCCGATGGCCATTGGTGGTGTATTTGGTGGAGAGGAGTCTGGCGTTACAGACGAGACAACCAGCATCTTCATAGAGAGTGCATACTTCTCACCAGACTCTATACGCCGCACAGGGATGGCGCATGGCCTAAAAACCGATGCTTCTTTCCGCTTCGAGCGCGGTACGGATCCGGATATAGTGATTACGGCTCTGAAGCGTGCTGCCCTGCTGATGCAGGAGGTAGCAGGCGGCGTGGTAAGTTCTGAGATTGTAGATGTTTATCCGAAACCAATAGAAAATCGACAGATTGAACTGAGCGTAGAACGTGCTCATACTTTAATTGGGCAGCACATTGGTGCCGAGCGAATTAAAACCATACTTACCGACCTGGGTATTGAGGTGACTGGTGAAACGGAGACACACCTTTCGCTGTCGGTACCGCCGTTCAAGGTAGACGTAACACGCGAAGCCGATGTGGTAGAGGAAATTCTGCGCATCTACGGCTTCAACAACATCGAAATGAGCGAGAACCTAGCTACAACATACTTGGCTAAGTTCCCGAACCCATACGCAGAGGATGTGACCGAGACAATCACGAGCTACATTGCAGCTAACGGATTCCACGAGATCATCACCAACTCTATCACAAACTCCAACTATTACCAGTATGCCGGTGAGGCAGAGGCAGCAAATCTGGTGAAGGTGGTAAACTACAACTCCGAAGATCTGGATGTAATGCGTAAGAGCATGGTTTTTTCAGGCTTGGAGGTGCTGCGCCGCAACATAAACCGTCGTCAGCGCGACCTGAAGCTGTTTGAGCTGGGCAAAGTATACGAGCAGCAGGAGGGTGATTACCAAGAAAGCCGCCGCCTGTCGCTATACATGACAGGCAACGTGACAGCAGAAAGCTGGAAACAGCCAAATGTAAAAACTGCCTTCCACGATTTGGCTGGTGTGGTGCAGAATGTGCTCCGTAAGCTGAATGCCGGAGACTTTGAGGTGCAGAAATTGGCTGAAAACCCATACATGCGCCAGGGCATTGCTTATGTGAAAAACGGTACCGTGGTGGCAGAGTTAGGTGTGCTGGATGCAGGCGTTACCCGCTTTATGGAAGTAAAGGAGCAGGTATGGTACGCAGAGCTTAACTGGGATTACCTGCTGAAGAAGTATAAAGACAAACTGGTAGCAGAGGAACTGCCTAAGTTCCCTGAGGTGCGCCGCGACCTGTCGCTGGTGCTGGACAAGCATGTGACCTTCGATGAAGTGAAGAAGGTAGCCTTTAAGGTGGAGCGTAAGCTGTTGCAGGATGTTAACGTGTTTGACGTGTATGAGGGAGATAAGATTGAGGCAGGCAAGAAAGCCTATGCTCTTAGCTTTACCCTGCAGGACAAGCAGCAAACCCTGACTGATAAGGTGATCGACAGCACCATGAACCGCCTGATGCAACAATTTGAGAAGCAACTGGGAGCTTTTATCCGCAAATAG
- a CDS encoding DUF1684 domain-containing protein — MQRPLRLVILAGLALVVFYFMQDALFNDDNYIQPLLKEREEKDLSFRSRANSPFDDAGRRAFKNLVYYEPNLDYRVNASVEKLAQQDTLLMPLTNGSYEPYLRYGTASFELEGEQLKLMLYKKLTGEKDQLFVPFTDKTNGFETYGGGRFLDVPFEEGDKKVVLDFNRAYSPFCAYNPDYVCPVPPKNNRLSIAIPAGEKNYEGAH; from the coding sequence ATGCAACGACCGCTGAGACTTGTTATACTGGCGGGCCTGGCCTTGGTAGTTTTCTACTTTATGCAGGACGCCCTTTTTAACGACGATAACTACATACAGCCCTTGCTGAAGGAGCGTGAGGAAAAAGACCTTTCGTTCAGGAGCCGTGCCAACAGTCCTTTTGATGATGCCGGGCGCCGTGCCTTCAAAAACCTGGTATACTACGAGCCTAACCTGGATTACCGTGTGAATGCAAGCGTTGAGAAGCTAGCGCAGCAGGATACCCTGCTTATGCCCCTGACAAATGGCAGCTATGAACCTTACCTGCGCTACGGCACAGCAAGTTTCGAACTGGAAGGTGAGCAGCTTAAGCTGATGCTGTACAAAAAGCTGACTGGAGAGAAAGACCAGCTATTTGTTCCGTTTACCGACAAAACCAATGGCTTTGAGACCTACGGTGGTGGGCGCTTTCTGGACGTTCCTTTTGAGGAGGGGGACAAAAAGGTAGTGCTGGACTTTAACCGTGCCTATAGCCCCTTTTGTGCCTATAATCCAGATTATGTGTGCCCTGTGCCCCCAAAAAATAACCGCTTGAGCATAGCAATCCCGGCAGGGGAGAAAAATTATGAGGGAGCACACTAG
- a CDS encoding pyruvate kinase: protein MAQSQELYQELISQLDQLHQDAITLEEKFAPAIQAVHPKFRKSAKNLLHYLALRQHDIRDLQEQLAHLGLSSLGRSEGHVLASLQAVRRQLCHMAECPISPKQLAVSFFENRELLASHTEELLGSKPEHRTTRIMVTLPSEAADQYELLPRLLKAGMNCARINCAHDDEKAWLKMIDNIHRAEKETGIPCKILMDLMGPKLRTGPLKEGPKLVVIHPSQDSLGQTTEAAKVWLAPSDVPPPKDADAWLPLQEVWLAQLQEGDMLYFTDTRRRKRSLTVVRKEQGGLLAHLLKTSYITTGTELRLKGKHTTEKTTKVGELKALELPITLKKNSFLVLTREPIPGEPAIYDDHGHVIEHAHISCTLPEAFTQTKVGQPILFNDGKIEGVLEEVTPDRLLVKITYASDTGSRLRADQGINLPESKIHITGLTEKDRQDLKFIAKHADIVNLSFVNHADTVEALHQELKELHATDLGIMLKIETQEGFRNLPHLLLTVMKSYPASIMIARGDLAVECGWQRLAEVQEEILWLCEAAHIPVVWATQVLETLAKKGRPSRAEITDAAMAQRADCVMLNKGPHVVQAIEMLHDILVRMQAHQHKKTSMLRSLHISDLANLIQA from the coding sequence ATGGCACAATCTCAGGAACTTTATCAGGAGCTGATTTCACAACTAGATCAGCTGCACCAGGATGCTATAACGCTGGAAGAAAAGTTTGCTCCAGCTATACAGGCAGTACACCCTAAATTCAGGAAGAGCGCAAAGAACCTGCTTCATTACCTGGCCCTACGCCAACACGACATACGGGACTTACAAGAGCAGTTAGCACATTTGGGACTTTCCTCCCTAGGCCGTTCAGAAGGCCACGTGCTGGCAAGCCTGCAGGCAGTACGCAGACAGCTTTGCCATATGGCTGAGTGCCCAATCTCCCCTAAACAACTGGCGGTGTCCTTCTTCGAAAACCGGGAACTACTGGCATCGCACACAGAAGAACTGCTCGGCTCTAAGCCAGAACACCGCACTACCCGCATTATGGTTACTTTGCCTTCAGAGGCTGCTGACCAGTATGAGCTGCTGCCACGCCTACTCAAAGCTGGGATGAACTGTGCCCGTATCAATTGTGCACATGATGATGAGAAAGCATGGCTGAAGATGATTGACAACATCCACAGGGCAGAAAAAGAAACAGGCATTCCGTGCAAAATACTTATGGACCTGATGGGGCCCAAGCTGCGTACAGGCCCGCTCAAAGAAGGGCCAAAACTAGTGGTGATACATCCGTCTCAGGACAGCTTGGGCCAGACTACTGAGGCTGCTAAAGTATGGTTGGCTCCGTCTGACGTTCCTCCCCCCAAAGATGCAGATGCCTGGTTACCCTTACAAGAAGTATGGCTAGCCCAGTTGCAAGAGGGAGACATGCTATACTTTACCGACACCCGCCGCCGCAAACGCTCCCTTACTGTTGTTAGAAAAGAACAAGGAGGCCTGTTGGCACACCTGCTCAAAACCTCCTACATCACCACTGGCACTGAACTGCGCCTAAAGGGCAAGCACACTACTGAGAAAACAACCAAAGTTGGAGAGCTGAAAGCACTTGAACTGCCCATAACATTAAAAAAGAACAGCTTTCTGGTTCTAACGCGGGAGCCTATTCCTGGGGAGCCTGCCATTTATGATGATCACGGGCATGTGATAGAGCATGCACATATTTCCTGCACTCTCCCTGAGGCTTTTACTCAAACTAAGGTTGGGCAACCTATACTTTTTAACGATGGCAAAATTGAGGGGGTACTGGAAGAGGTAACACCAGACAGGCTTCTTGTAAAAATTACCTATGCCAGCGACACTGGAAGCAGATTGCGGGCAGACCAAGGCATCAACCTTCCGGAAAGTAAAATCCATATAACGGGGCTAACAGAGAAAGACCGTCAGGACCTGAAATTCATAGCCAAGCATGCCGATATAGTAAACCTGTCTTTCGTGAACCATGCCGATACTGTAGAGGCACTGCACCAGGAGCTAAAAGAGCTGCATGCTACAGACCTAGGCATCATGCTGAAGATAGAGACACAGGAAGGTTTCCGTAACCTGCCGCACCTTCTCCTGACAGTTATGAAAAGCTACCCCGCTAGTATCATGATTGCCCGTGGCGACCTGGCCGTGGAGTGTGGCTGGCAACGGCTGGCCGAAGTACAGGAGGAAATACTGTGGCTTTGTGAGGCGGCGCATATACCTGTAGTATGGGCTACGCAGGTACTTGAAACACTGGCTAAGAAAGGACGACCATCAAGGGCCGAGATAACCGACGCAGCCATGGCGCAGCGTGCCGATTGTGTGATGCTCAATAAGGGGCCTCATGTGGTGCAGGCTATCGAAATGCTACACGACATCCTGGTACGTATGCAGGCGCATCAGCATAAAAAAACTTCCATGCTGCGTAGCCTTCATATATCAGACCTCGCAAACCTTATACAAGCTTAA
- a CDS encoding DJ-1/PfpI family protein, with protein MENTKKILFLTGDFAEDYETMVPFQMLLMVGYEVHAVCPDKKRGETIKTAIHDFEGDQTYSEKPGHNFTLNYTFSEVNPEEYAGLVIAGGRAPEYLRLHQGVIDLTRHFAETNKPIAAVCHGIQILTAARVVEGRRLTAYPAVAPEVELAGGTYVSVEPTEAVVDGNLVTSPAWPGHPKFIRAFLDVMGVKIDLNATSAVASAV; from the coding sequence ATGGAAAACACTAAGAAAATCCTTTTCCTGACAGGCGACTTTGCCGAGGATTATGAAACCATGGTTCCCTTTCAGATGCTTCTGATGGTAGGCTATGAGGTACATGCTGTGTGCCCCGATAAAAAGAGAGGCGAAACCATCAAAACAGCTATTCATGACTTTGAGGGTGACCAGACTTATAGCGAAAAGCCGGGCCACAACTTTACATTGAACTACACTTTTTCAGAGGTGAACCCTGAAGAATATGCCGGTTTGGTAATTGCCGGAGGCCGTGCCCCTGAATACCTCCGCCTGCACCAGGGTGTAATAGACCTTACCCGCCACTTTGCCGAGACTAACAAGCCTATAGCCGCAGTTTGCCACGGTATTCAGATTCTTACAGCTGCACGCGTGGTAGAAGGCCGGCGCCTAACTGCTTACCCTGCCGTAGCGCCTGAAGTAGAATTAGCAGGAGGTACTTATGTTTCTGTAGAGCCTACCGAGGCGGTGGTAGACGGTAATTTAGTTACCTCGCCAGCATGGCCTGGGCACCCTAAATTCATCAGAGCCTTTCTGGATGTGATGGGGGTGAAAATAGACCTTAACGCAACATCTGCTGTAGCCTCTGCGGTTTGA
- a CDS encoding YwbE family protein — MDGRKRANIKPGTHVNIVQKQDQRTGELTEGYVQDILTNSPTHPHGIKVRLETGEVGRVQEILPED, encoded by the coding sequence ATGGACGGCAGAAAACGCGCTAACATCAAACCCGGCACTCACGTTAACATCGTACAGAAGCAAGACCAACGCACCGGTGAGCTTACCGAAGGCTACGTGCAGGACATTCTCACCAACTCTCCCACACACCCTCACGGTATTAAAGTAAGGCTAGAAACTGGTGAGGTTGGACGAGTTCAAGAGATTCTGCCGGAAGACTGA
- the radC gene encoding RadC family protein, with product MQPLNSKTWAEENRPREKLLLKGKAALSDAELIAILIGSGTPKLTAVDVAKRILAAIGNHLNELAKLTVKDLIKHKGIAEAKAITIVSALKLGRRRKETTVAAKTRITCSSDIYNYTKPQLLDLPHEEFWVILLNQANVVMKKENISSGGVAGTVADPKIIFKKALEQLASSVIVVHNHPSGNIKPSAADIALTKKMKEAGQFLDLPVLYHIIFTDNDYYSFADEGIL from the coding sequence ATGCAGCCGCTCAACAGCAAAACATGGGCAGAGGAAAATCGTCCGCGCGAAAAGCTTTTGCTAAAAGGTAAAGCCGCTTTGTCAGACGCTGAGCTTATCGCTATTCTGATAGGGTCTGGCACCCCCAAGTTAACCGCCGTAGACGTAGCGAAACGGATACTTGCCGCCATTGGGAATCACCTGAATGAGTTGGCTAAGCTTACGGTAAAAGACCTGATAAAACACAAAGGCATAGCAGAGGCTAAGGCTATTACTATTGTTAGTGCTCTCAAGTTAGGCCGCCGCCGTAAAGAGACTACAGTAGCCGCTAAAACCCGCATTACCTGTTCCTCTGATATATACAACTACACTAAGCCACAGCTGCTGGATTTGCCGCATGAAGAATTCTGGGTTATACTGCTAAACCAGGCTAACGTGGTGATGAAGAAGGAGAATATCAGTTCTGGAGGCGTGGCCGGTACGGTGGCCGACCCAAAGATCATCTTCAAAAAAGCACTGGAGCAGTTGGCAAGTTCTGTCATCGTGGTGCACAACCATCCAAGCGGCAATATCAAACCCAGTGCCGCCGACATTGCCCTCACGAAGAAAATGAAGGAAGCTGGCCAATTTTTAGACCTGCCCGTCCTCTATCACATCATCTTTACCGACAACGACTACTATAGCTTTGCAGATGAAGGAATCTTGTAG